One segment of Triticum aestivum cultivar Chinese Spring chromosome 2A, IWGSC CS RefSeq v2.1, whole genome shotgun sequence DNA contains the following:
- the LOC123188128 gene encoding putative 1-phosphatidylinositol-3-phosphate 5-kinase FAB1C isoform X1 yields MGVVEFSVLGAVQKFRSLITGSTPAADEEARQASAPPSPATPPRSGGVSPVDSPPPAARSGGRRAIALRRQISSPQPLRCYPVSGTGFHGCRRADGEENDGPGKFFSPGNDCLNDLSDTDSVSELNRSMTLSPLESPTWMVWQNGGTRTSRRNGRFSLDSLEHGTKTIAESSGESDTNKHQVDFDANIWRPPPPEDEGDDAESRVFGFDDDDDDDGVEESSNLLALGCFSTNKTVGADMITDIAHAEGLRNAVLGHFRALVAQLLNGEGISVGNDDGCISWLEIVSSLSWQAASYVRPNTKKGGSMDPTDYVKVKCIASGDPTDSNLVRGVVCSKNLKHKRMMSEHRNAKLLILGGALEYQRVTNKLASIDTILEQEKEHLRTIVRNIESLQPNVLLVEKSVSSYAQELLAKGISLVLNVKRPLLERISRCTGAQIGSSIENIASARLGQCEIFKVQKFLEFPPGKQTNRRSTKTLMFFEGCPRRLGCTVLLRGPCREELKKVKRTVQLAVFAAYHLSLETSFFADEGATLPKGPSRPVIELPDIRGDTDCFAGSAGVGMPHKLKQVQGDDSWMFEEISVSPRSLCLNEEGESVVFEHRESGSCVEHRESGSPVDDYLPHAIGSCEESKISPYFLDLDPRTSDVIPGKKCQEVDHWNHKRHHDCPAGDCNDQNEFSGEFFGTNDNHQSILVSLSSTCIPKSLVCERPQLFRIKFYGSFDKPLGRYLRQDLFDQAYCCPSCKEPSESHVRCYIHQHGSLTIRVRRLLSQKLPGERDGRIWMWHRCLKCEPKNGVPPATRRVIMSDAAWGLSFGKFLELSFSNRSTANRIASCGHSLQRDCLRFYGYGNMVAFFRYSPVDILSVTLPPSVLCFNCHSSQDWTKTVAVEIYGKMKSLHWEISDFLHRTEKNIPSEDDPVKTGIHRQIIEMKDLLKMERNECEILLLPVIRDSNHHVQASIDILELNRLRRGLILDAYLWDRRLCHIDSLIETNGSVSKNNPATEFLLDIRLKEWKTDLLEADTNIGKPTCLLQSPGSPRKSLLSREVCFSDDEYSISGKKLQIDLVDHPGDDTEDLDKVFSKFNGEKEWPSTRAAIGMEPVERLPSLASIFSDNIDLAWTGSSELQYDLPQDFTKIDENGSLNLLDNPVYKNAPVRIHSFDSTVASRQRERTGLAPTSLHLSSFRSAEYFGGLTSITKDPMPNIRRACSQRSPGAIEKLNVILTRSPTHISSASHMVDDGARLLLPQIGNEDVVVAVYDDEPTSIVAYAMTSNEYVQKVTRKLNSTSSFSHLPNATELNHGLEQSLPSQENNLDSEGTHFKFSFDDETPLPADNAKFSVICYFAKHFAALRDKCCPKDIDYIRSLSRCKRWSAQGGKSNVYFARTLDERFIIKQVTKTELDSFVEFAPQYFKYLMESLASGSPTCLAKIVGLYQVNVKGLKTGREVKMDLMVMENLFFEKKIPRVYDLKGSLRSRYTSGDSKVLLDSNLIEALHTKPIFLGSRAKRRLERAVWNDTSFLASADVMDYSLLVGIDEEKKELVIGIIDYLRQYTWDKQLETWVKASGILGGPKNEAPTIISPMQYKKRFRKAMSKYFLTVPDQWTS; encoded by the exons ATGGGAGTGGTGGAGTTCTCGGTGCTGGGGGCGGTTCAGAAGTTTCGATCCCTCATCACCGGCTCCACGCCCGCCGCCGACGAAGAAGCCCGCCAGGCGAGCGCACCACCGTCGCCCGCAACGCCGCCGCGCAGCGGGGGCGTATCTCCGGTGGATTCGCCGCCCCCCGCAGCGAGATCCGGAGGCAGGCGTGCCatcgccctccgccgccagatcTCGTCGCCACAGCCTCTCCGCTGCTACCCTGTCAG CGGAACTGGTTTTCATGGGTGCAGACGAGCAGATGGAGAGGAAAACGACGGGCCTGGGAAGTTTTTCAGCCCAGGGAACGACTGCTTAAATGACCTCTCAGACACTGACTCTGTTAGCGAGCTCAACCGGTCTATGACCCTAAGCCCCTTGGAGAGCCCGACCTGGATGGTCTGGCAGAATGGCGGCACACGAACTTCCAGGAGAAACGGCCGTTTCAGCCTGGATTCTCTTGAACATGGTACTAAGACCATTGctgaaagtagtggggaaagcgACACAAATAAACATCAAGTTGATTTTGATGCCAATATTTGGCGCCCACCACCGCCGGAAGATGAGGGTGATGATGCCGAGTCGAGAGTATTTGGAtttgacgacgacgacgatgatgatggggTTGAGGAGTCAAGCAATCTTCTTGCCCTTGGCTGCTTTAGCACCAACAAAACGGTTGGTGCTGACATGATCACAGATATAGCCCATGCCGAGGGTCTGAGGAATGCTGTACTAGGTCATTTTCGTGCTCTTGTGGCTCAGTTACTGAATGGAGAAGGTATCAGTGTCGGAAACGATGATGGATGCATAAGTTGGCTTGAGATAGTGTCGTCCTTATCCTGGCAAGCTGCTAGTTATGTGAGACCAAATACAAAGAAAGGTGGAAGCATGGATCCTACTGATTATGTCAAAGTCAAATGTATAGCATCTGGGGATCCGACTGATAG CAATCTTGTTAGGGGAGTTGTTTGTTCCAAAAACTTAAAACACAAACGCATGATGTCTGAGCATAGGAATGCAAAGTTGCTCATTTTAGGAGGAGCACTTGAGTACCAAAGGGTCACTAACAAATTAGCATCAATAGACACTATTCTTGAACAG GAGAAAGAGCACCTGAGAACGATTGTCAGAAATATAGAGTCTTTGCAACCAAATGTGCTGCTAGTTGAGAAAAGTGTCTCATCGTATGCCCAGGAGCTCTTGGCAAAAGGAATTTCATTAGTTCTAAATGTCAAGAGGCCACTCTTGGAGAGGATATCAAGGTGCACAGGAGCTCAAATTGGCTCATCAATTGAAAATATTGCTTCAGCAAGGCTAGGCCAGTGTGAAATTTTCAAGGTGCAGAAATTTTTGGAATTTCCACCAGGAAAGCAGACAAACAGGAGATCAACTAAAACATTGATGTTCTTTGAAGGCTGCCCAAGGCGTTTGGGCTGCACT GTTTTACTGAGAGGGCCCTGTCGAGAGGAACTAAAAAAAGTTAAGCGTACAGTACAACTTGCAGTCTTTGCCGCCTATCACCTCTCTCTTGAAACATCATTCTTCGCTGACGAAGGCGCAACTCTTCCTAAAGGTCCTTCAAGGCCCGTAATAGAGTTGCCAGATATTCGAGGTGACACAGATTGTTTTGCTGGATCTGCTGGAGTTGGCATGCCTCATAAACTCAAACAAGTACAAGGCGATGATTCATGGATGTTTGAGGAAATTTCTGTATCACCTAGATCATTATGTTTGAATGAGGAAGGTGAAAGTGTCGTCTTTGAGCATAGGGAATCTGGATCTTGTGTTGAGCACAGGGAATCTGGATCTCCTGTTGATGATTACTTACCCCATGCAATTGGTTCGTGCGAAGAGAGTAAAATTTCTCCATATTTCCTTGATCTTGATCCAAGAACTTCAG ATGTGATACCAGGGAAGAAATGTCAAGAAGTAGACCATTGGAATCATAAACGACATCATGACTGTCCTGCCGGAGACTGTAATGACCAGAATGAATTTTCTGGTGAATTCTTTGGTACCAATGACAACCATCAGAGCATCTTAGTTTCCCTATCAAGCACTTGCATTCCCAAAAGCTTGGTATGTGAGCGTCCACAGCTCTTCCGCATTAAGTTTTACGGTAGCTTTGATAAGCCACTTGGGAGATACCTCCGGCAAGACTTATTTGATCAG GCATATTGTTGTCCATCATGTAAAGAACCATCAGAATCACATGTAAGGTGCTATATTCATCAGCATGGAAGCTTAACAATTCGTGTTAGGCGGCTTCTGTCTCAGAAGTTGCCAGGGGAGCGTGATGGGAGGATATGGATGTGGCATAGATGCCTGAAGTGCGAACCTAAGAATGGTGTACCACCTGCTACGCGGAGGGTAATTATGTCAGATGCTGCTTGGGGCCTGTCATTTGGGAAATTCCTGGAGCTAAGCTTTTCAAACCGCTCTACTGCTAACCGAATTGCAAGCTGTGGGCATTCTCTCCAGAGAGACTGTCTTCGTTTCTACGG ATATGGGAACATGGTGGCCTTCTTCCGATATTCTCCTGTTGATATTCTATCAGTTACCCTCCCCCCCTCCGTATTGTGTTTCAACTGTCACAGTTCACAAGACTGGACCAAAACGGTGGCAGTTGAG ATATATGGCAAAATGAAATCCTTACACTGGGAGATATCTGATTTTCTCCATCGCACTGAAAAGAATATTCCAAGTGAGGATGATCCGGTCAAGACAGGTATTCATAGGCAGATAATTGAGATGAAGGATTTGCTTAAAATGGAAAGAAACGAATGCGAG ATTTTGCTCTTACCTGTTATTAGAGATAGTAATCACCACGTGCAGGCATCAATTGATATTCTGGAGCTCAACCGCTTGAGGCGTGGCCTTATTCTTGATGCTTACCTTTGGGATCGGAGGCTATGTCACATAGATTCACTTATTGAAACAAATGGTAGTGTTTCAAAGAACAATCCTGCTACCGAATTTCTCTTGGACATCAGACTGAAGGAGTGGAAAACTGATTTGCTTGAGGCGGACACAAATATTGGAAAACCCACTTGTTTGTTGCAGTCACCTGGAAGTCCAAGAAAATCTTTGTTATCCAGAGAGGTCTGCTTCAGTGATGACGAGTACAGTATCTCTGGGAAAAAATTGCAGATTGATCTGGTTGACCATCCTGGTGATGATACAGAAGATCTTGACAAGGTCTTCAGCAAATTCAATGGAGAGAAAGAATGGCCATCCACTAGAGCTGCCATTGGTATGGAACCTGTTGAGAGGTTACCCTCACTTGCGTCTATTTTTTCTGATAACATTGATTTAGCATGGACTGGATCCAGTGAGTTACAGTATGATCTTCCACAAGATTTCACCAAAATTGATGAAAATGGATCCCTTAATTTGTTGGATAACCCAGTTTACAAGAATGCCCCTGTTAGAATTCACTCATTTGATTCTACAGTAGCATCCCGTCAGCGAGAACGCACTGGATTAGCTCCTACTTCATTGCATCTATCGTCATTCAGATCTGCTGAGTATTTCGGGGGTTTGACTAGCATCACAAAAGATCCAATGCCAAATATAAGGAGGGCTTGTTCTCAAAGGTCACCTGGGGCGATagagaaattaaatgttattctaACTCGTTCACCCACACATATCTCATCCGCTTCACATATGGTTGATGACGGGGCACGGCTGCTGCTGCCCCAGATTGGCAATGAAGATGTTGTTGTTGCAGTCTATGATGATGAACCCACCAGTATTGTTGCATACGCCATGACTTCAAATGAATATGTGCAGAAAGTCACACGAAAACTAAATTCAACTTCGAGTTTTTCACATCTTCCAAATGCCACCGAGTTAAACCATGGACTTGAGCAGTCATTGCCCTCACAGGAAAACAATCTGGATTCTGAAGGAACTCACTTTAAGTTTTCTTTTGACGACGAAACCCCTCTTCCTGCAGATAATGCGAAGTTCTCTGTGATTTGTTATTTTGCAAAGCATTTTGCTGCGCTTAGAGATAAATGCTGTCCAAAAGATATTGATTACATTCGTTCACTAAGTCGCTGCAAGAGATGGTCTGCCCAAGGTGGAAAAAGCAATGTTTACTTTGCAAGAACACTGGATGAGAGGTTCATAATCAAACAAGTCACCAAGACAGAGCTGGACTCTTTTGTGGAATTTGCTCCTCAGTACTTCAAGTATTTGATGGAATCCTTGGCCTCTGGTAGCCCAACTTGCCTGGCAAAAATAGTAGGATTATATCAG GTTAATGTCAAGGGCTTGAAAACTGGGAGGGAAGTGAAGATGGATCTAATGGTGATGGAGAATCTTTTCTTTGAAAAAAAGATACCTAGGGTGTATGATCTGAAGGGTTCATTACGCTCTCGCTACACATCCGGTGATAGTAAAGTCTTGTTAGATTCAAACCTCATAGAGGCACTGCATACAAAGCCTATATTTTTAGGGAGCCGAGCAAAGCGAAGATTGGAAAGAGCTGTCTGGAATGATACTTCGTTTCTTGCG TCAGCGGATGTCATGGATTACTCACTTCTTGTTGGAATCGACGAGGAGAAGAAAGAACTCGTCATCGGCATCATCGATTACTTGCGCCAATACACCTGGGACAAACAGCTTGAGACTTGGGTGAAGGCCTCTGGCATCCTGGGAGGCCCCAAGAACGAAGCCCCCACCATTATATCCCCGATGCAGTACAAGAAGAGGTTCAGGAAGGCCATGTCCAAGTACTTCCTCACCGTCCCTGATCAATGGACCTCTTAA
- the LOC123188128 gene encoding putative 1-phosphatidylinositol-3-phosphate 5-kinase FAB1C isoform X2, protein MGVVEFSVLGAVQKFRSLITGSTPAADEEARQASAPPSPATPPRSGGVSPVDSPPPAARSGGRRAIALRRQISSPQPLRCYPVSGTGFHGCRRADGEENDGPGKFFSPGNDCLNDLSDTDSVSELNRSMTLSPLESPTWMVWQNGGTRTSRRNGRFSLDSLEHGTKTIAESSGESDTNKHQVDFDANIWRPPPPEDEGDDAESRVFGFDDDDDDDGVEESSNLLALGCFSTNKTVGADMITDIAHAEGLRNAVLGHFRALVAQLLNGEGISVGNDDGCISWLEIVSSLSWQAASYVRPNTKKGGSMDPTDYVKVKCIASGDPTDSNLVRGVVCSKNLKHKRMMSEHRNAKLLILGGALEYQRVTNKLASIDTILEQEKEHLRTIVRNIESLQPNVLLVEKSVSSYAQELLAKGISLVLNVKRPLLERISRCTGAQIGSSIENIASARLGQCEIFKVQKFLEFPPGKQTNRRSTKTLMFFEGCPRRLGCTVLLRGPCREELKKVKRTVQLAVFAAYHLSLETSFFADEGATLPKGPSRPVIELPDIRGDTDCFAGSAGVGMPHKLKQVQGDDSWMFEEISVSPRSLCLNEEGESVVFEHRESGSCVEHRESGSPVDDYLPHAIGSCEESKISPYFLDLDPRTSGKKCQEVDHWNHKRHHDCPAGDCNDQNEFSGEFFGTNDNHQSILVSLSSTCIPKSLVCERPQLFRIKFYGSFDKPLGRYLRQDLFDQAYCCPSCKEPSESHVRCYIHQHGSLTIRVRRLLSQKLPGERDGRIWMWHRCLKCEPKNGVPPATRRVIMSDAAWGLSFGKFLELSFSNRSTANRIASCGHSLQRDCLRFYGYGNMVAFFRYSPVDILSVTLPPSVLCFNCHSSQDWTKTVAVEIYGKMKSLHWEISDFLHRTEKNIPSEDDPVKTGIHRQIIEMKDLLKMERNECEILLLPVIRDSNHHVQASIDILELNRLRRGLILDAYLWDRRLCHIDSLIETNGSVSKNNPATEFLLDIRLKEWKTDLLEADTNIGKPTCLLQSPGSPRKSLLSREVCFSDDEYSISGKKLQIDLVDHPGDDTEDLDKVFSKFNGEKEWPSTRAAIGMEPVERLPSLASIFSDNIDLAWTGSSELQYDLPQDFTKIDENGSLNLLDNPVYKNAPVRIHSFDSTVASRQRERTGLAPTSLHLSSFRSAEYFGGLTSITKDPMPNIRRACSQRSPGAIEKLNVILTRSPTHISSASHMVDDGARLLLPQIGNEDVVVAVYDDEPTSIVAYAMTSNEYVQKVTRKLNSTSSFSHLPNATELNHGLEQSLPSQENNLDSEGTHFKFSFDDETPLPADNAKFSVICYFAKHFAALRDKCCPKDIDYIRSLSRCKRWSAQGGKSNVYFARTLDERFIIKQVTKTELDSFVEFAPQYFKYLMESLASGSPTCLAKIVGLYQVNVKGLKTGREVKMDLMVMENLFFEKKIPRVYDLKGSLRSRYTSGDSKVLLDSNLIEALHTKPIFLGSRAKRRLERAVWNDTSFLASADVMDYSLLVGIDEEKKELVIGIIDYLRQYTWDKQLETWVKASGILGGPKNEAPTIISPMQYKKRFRKAMSKYFLTVPDQWTS, encoded by the exons ATGGGAGTGGTGGAGTTCTCGGTGCTGGGGGCGGTTCAGAAGTTTCGATCCCTCATCACCGGCTCCACGCCCGCCGCCGACGAAGAAGCCCGCCAGGCGAGCGCACCACCGTCGCCCGCAACGCCGCCGCGCAGCGGGGGCGTATCTCCGGTGGATTCGCCGCCCCCCGCAGCGAGATCCGGAGGCAGGCGTGCCatcgccctccgccgccagatcTCGTCGCCACAGCCTCTCCGCTGCTACCCTGTCAG CGGAACTGGTTTTCATGGGTGCAGACGAGCAGATGGAGAGGAAAACGACGGGCCTGGGAAGTTTTTCAGCCCAGGGAACGACTGCTTAAATGACCTCTCAGACACTGACTCTGTTAGCGAGCTCAACCGGTCTATGACCCTAAGCCCCTTGGAGAGCCCGACCTGGATGGTCTGGCAGAATGGCGGCACACGAACTTCCAGGAGAAACGGCCGTTTCAGCCTGGATTCTCTTGAACATGGTACTAAGACCATTGctgaaagtagtggggaaagcgACACAAATAAACATCAAGTTGATTTTGATGCCAATATTTGGCGCCCACCACCGCCGGAAGATGAGGGTGATGATGCCGAGTCGAGAGTATTTGGAtttgacgacgacgacgatgatgatggggTTGAGGAGTCAAGCAATCTTCTTGCCCTTGGCTGCTTTAGCACCAACAAAACGGTTGGTGCTGACATGATCACAGATATAGCCCATGCCGAGGGTCTGAGGAATGCTGTACTAGGTCATTTTCGTGCTCTTGTGGCTCAGTTACTGAATGGAGAAGGTATCAGTGTCGGAAACGATGATGGATGCATAAGTTGGCTTGAGATAGTGTCGTCCTTATCCTGGCAAGCTGCTAGTTATGTGAGACCAAATACAAAGAAAGGTGGAAGCATGGATCCTACTGATTATGTCAAAGTCAAATGTATAGCATCTGGGGATCCGACTGATAG CAATCTTGTTAGGGGAGTTGTTTGTTCCAAAAACTTAAAACACAAACGCATGATGTCTGAGCATAGGAATGCAAAGTTGCTCATTTTAGGAGGAGCACTTGAGTACCAAAGGGTCACTAACAAATTAGCATCAATAGACACTATTCTTGAACAG GAGAAAGAGCACCTGAGAACGATTGTCAGAAATATAGAGTCTTTGCAACCAAATGTGCTGCTAGTTGAGAAAAGTGTCTCATCGTATGCCCAGGAGCTCTTGGCAAAAGGAATTTCATTAGTTCTAAATGTCAAGAGGCCACTCTTGGAGAGGATATCAAGGTGCACAGGAGCTCAAATTGGCTCATCAATTGAAAATATTGCTTCAGCAAGGCTAGGCCAGTGTGAAATTTTCAAGGTGCAGAAATTTTTGGAATTTCCACCAGGAAAGCAGACAAACAGGAGATCAACTAAAACATTGATGTTCTTTGAAGGCTGCCCAAGGCGTTTGGGCTGCACT GTTTTACTGAGAGGGCCCTGTCGAGAGGAACTAAAAAAAGTTAAGCGTACAGTACAACTTGCAGTCTTTGCCGCCTATCACCTCTCTCTTGAAACATCATTCTTCGCTGACGAAGGCGCAACTCTTCCTAAAGGTCCTTCAAGGCCCGTAATAGAGTTGCCAGATATTCGAGGTGACACAGATTGTTTTGCTGGATCTGCTGGAGTTGGCATGCCTCATAAACTCAAACAAGTACAAGGCGATGATTCATGGATGTTTGAGGAAATTTCTGTATCACCTAGATCATTATGTTTGAATGAGGAAGGTGAAAGTGTCGTCTTTGAGCATAGGGAATCTGGATCTTGTGTTGAGCACAGGGAATCTGGATCTCCTGTTGATGATTACTTACCCCATGCAATTGGTTCGTGCGAAGAGAGTAAAATTTCTCCATATTTCCTTGATCTTGATCCAAGAACTTCAG GGAAGAAATGTCAAGAAGTAGACCATTGGAATCATAAACGACATCATGACTGTCCTGCCGGAGACTGTAATGACCAGAATGAATTTTCTGGTGAATTCTTTGGTACCAATGACAACCATCAGAGCATCTTAGTTTCCCTATCAAGCACTTGCATTCCCAAAAGCTTGGTATGTGAGCGTCCACAGCTCTTCCGCATTAAGTTTTACGGTAGCTTTGATAAGCCACTTGGGAGATACCTCCGGCAAGACTTATTTGATCAG GCATATTGTTGTCCATCATGTAAAGAACCATCAGAATCACATGTAAGGTGCTATATTCATCAGCATGGAAGCTTAACAATTCGTGTTAGGCGGCTTCTGTCTCAGAAGTTGCCAGGGGAGCGTGATGGGAGGATATGGATGTGGCATAGATGCCTGAAGTGCGAACCTAAGAATGGTGTACCACCTGCTACGCGGAGGGTAATTATGTCAGATGCTGCTTGGGGCCTGTCATTTGGGAAATTCCTGGAGCTAAGCTTTTCAAACCGCTCTACTGCTAACCGAATTGCAAGCTGTGGGCATTCTCTCCAGAGAGACTGTCTTCGTTTCTACGG ATATGGGAACATGGTGGCCTTCTTCCGATATTCTCCTGTTGATATTCTATCAGTTACCCTCCCCCCCTCCGTATTGTGTTTCAACTGTCACAGTTCACAAGACTGGACCAAAACGGTGGCAGTTGAG ATATATGGCAAAATGAAATCCTTACACTGGGAGATATCTGATTTTCTCCATCGCACTGAAAAGAATATTCCAAGTGAGGATGATCCGGTCAAGACAGGTATTCATAGGCAGATAATTGAGATGAAGGATTTGCTTAAAATGGAAAGAAACGAATGCGAG ATTTTGCTCTTACCTGTTATTAGAGATAGTAATCACCACGTGCAGGCATCAATTGATATTCTGGAGCTCAACCGCTTGAGGCGTGGCCTTATTCTTGATGCTTACCTTTGGGATCGGAGGCTATGTCACATAGATTCACTTATTGAAACAAATGGTAGTGTTTCAAAGAACAATCCTGCTACCGAATTTCTCTTGGACATCAGACTGAAGGAGTGGAAAACTGATTTGCTTGAGGCGGACACAAATATTGGAAAACCCACTTGTTTGTTGCAGTCACCTGGAAGTCCAAGAAAATCTTTGTTATCCAGAGAGGTCTGCTTCAGTGATGACGAGTACAGTATCTCTGGGAAAAAATTGCAGATTGATCTGGTTGACCATCCTGGTGATGATACAGAAGATCTTGACAAGGTCTTCAGCAAATTCAATGGAGAGAAAGAATGGCCATCCACTAGAGCTGCCATTGGTATGGAACCTGTTGAGAGGTTACCCTCACTTGCGTCTATTTTTTCTGATAACATTGATTTAGCATGGACTGGATCCAGTGAGTTACAGTATGATCTTCCACAAGATTTCACCAAAATTGATGAAAATGGATCCCTTAATTTGTTGGATAACCCAGTTTACAAGAATGCCCCTGTTAGAATTCACTCATTTGATTCTACAGTAGCATCCCGTCAGCGAGAACGCACTGGATTAGCTCCTACTTCATTGCATCTATCGTCATTCAGATCTGCTGAGTATTTCGGGGGTTTGACTAGCATCACAAAAGATCCAATGCCAAATATAAGGAGGGCTTGTTCTCAAAGGTCACCTGGGGCGATagagaaattaaatgttattctaACTCGTTCACCCACACATATCTCATCCGCTTCACATATGGTTGATGACGGGGCACGGCTGCTGCTGCCCCAGATTGGCAATGAAGATGTTGTTGTTGCAGTCTATGATGATGAACCCACCAGTATTGTTGCATACGCCATGACTTCAAATGAATATGTGCAGAAAGTCACACGAAAACTAAATTCAACTTCGAGTTTTTCACATCTTCCAAATGCCACCGAGTTAAACCATGGACTTGAGCAGTCATTGCCCTCACAGGAAAACAATCTGGATTCTGAAGGAACTCACTTTAAGTTTTCTTTTGACGACGAAACCCCTCTTCCTGCAGATAATGCGAAGTTCTCTGTGATTTGTTATTTTGCAAAGCATTTTGCTGCGCTTAGAGATAAATGCTGTCCAAAAGATATTGATTACATTCGTTCACTAAGTCGCTGCAAGAGATGGTCTGCCCAAGGTGGAAAAAGCAATGTTTACTTTGCAAGAACACTGGATGAGAGGTTCATAATCAAACAAGTCACCAAGACAGAGCTGGACTCTTTTGTGGAATTTGCTCCTCAGTACTTCAAGTATTTGATGGAATCCTTGGCCTCTGGTAGCCCAACTTGCCTGGCAAAAATAGTAGGATTATATCAG GTTAATGTCAAGGGCTTGAAAACTGGGAGGGAAGTGAAGATGGATCTAATGGTGATGGAGAATCTTTTCTTTGAAAAAAAGATACCTAGGGTGTATGATCTGAAGGGTTCATTACGCTCTCGCTACACATCCGGTGATAGTAAAGTCTTGTTAGATTCAAACCTCATAGAGGCACTGCATACAAAGCCTATATTTTTAGGGAGCCGAGCAAAGCGAAGATTGGAAAGAGCTGTCTGGAATGATACTTCGTTTCTTGCG TCAGCGGATGTCATGGATTACTCACTTCTTGTTGGAATCGACGAGGAGAAGAAAGAACTCGTCATCGGCATCATCGATTACTTGCGCCAATACACCTGGGACAAACAGCTTGAGACTTGGGTGAAGGCCTCTGGCATCCTGGGAGGCCCCAAGAACGAAGCCCCCACCATTATATCCCCGATGCAGTACAAGAAGAGGTTCAGGAAGGCCATGTCCAAGTACTTCCTCACCGTCCCTGATCAATGGACCTCTTAA